A window of the Gemmatirosa kalamazoonensis genome harbors these coding sequences:
- the gmd gene encoding GDP-mannose 4,6-dehydratase, with translation MKTAFITGITGQDGSYLAELLLGKGYRVVGVVRRSSTSYFERIGHLLDRVELVSADLLDQTSLVDAVDAAKPDEIYNLAAQSFVQTSWTQPVLTGEFTALGVTRMLEAMKKAAPKARFYQASSSEQFGKVVETPQRETTPFYPRSPYGVAKVYGHWITVNYRESFGLFAASGILFNHESERRGLEFVTRKISDGVARIAFGLDDRLPLGNLDARRDWGFAGDYVDAMWRMLQQDEPDDFVVGTGTTCSVRDFCQRAFDVVGLDYREFVTRDERFFRPAEVDLLVADPSKAAEKLGWTPTVTFEQLVQRMVEADVARYRRMGHTPTRGRV, from the coding sequence ATGAAGACTGCGTTCATCACCGGGATCACCGGCCAGGACGGCTCGTACCTCGCCGAACTGCTGTTAGGCAAGGGGTATCGCGTCGTCGGCGTCGTGCGGCGCAGCTCGACGTCGTACTTCGAGCGCATCGGCCATCTGCTCGATCGCGTGGAGCTCGTGTCCGCCGACCTGCTGGACCAGACGTCGCTCGTCGATGCGGTCGACGCGGCGAAGCCGGACGAGATCTACAACCTCGCCGCGCAGAGCTTCGTGCAGACGTCGTGGACGCAGCCGGTGCTCACCGGCGAGTTCACGGCGTTGGGCGTCACGCGCATGCTCGAGGCGATGAAGAAGGCCGCGCCGAAGGCCCGCTTCTACCAGGCCAGCTCCAGCGAGCAGTTCGGCAAGGTGGTCGAGACGCCGCAGCGCGAGACGACGCCGTTCTACCCGCGCAGCCCGTACGGCGTGGCGAAGGTCTACGGCCACTGGATCACGGTGAACTACCGCGAGAGCTTCGGGCTGTTCGCGGCGAGCGGCATCCTGTTCAACCACGAGAGCGAGCGGCGCGGGCTCGAGTTCGTGACGCGCAAGATCAGCGACGGCGTGGCGCGCATCGCGTTCGGCCTCGACGACCGGCTGCCGTTAGGCAACCTCGACGCGCGGCGCGACTGGGGCTTCGCGGGCGACTACGTCGACGCGATGTGGCGCATGCTGCAGCAGGACGAGCCGGACGACTTCGTCGTCGGCACGGGCACGACGTGCTCGGTGCGCGACTTCTGCCAGCGCGCGTTCGACGTCGTGGGACTCGACTACCGCGAGTTCGTGACGCGCGACGAGCGGTTCTTCCGGCCGGCGGAGGTGGACCTGCTCGTCGCCGACCCGTCGAAGGCGGCCGAGAAGCTCGGCTGGACGCCGACGGTCACGTTCGAGCAGCTCGTGCAGCGCATGGTGGAAGCGGACGTCGCCCGCTACCGGCGGATGGGCCACACGCCGACGCGCGGCCGCGTCTAG
- the rpmB gene encoding 50S ribosomal protein L28, translated as MAINRSRCYVCEKGVAYGNNVSHANNRTRRTWKPNLQVARIEADGKIIKVKVCTGCLSAGKVKRAPRGGAVTV; from the coding sequence ATGGCCATCAACCGGAGCCGCTGCTACGTCTGCGAGAAGGGCGTTGCGTACGGCAACAACGTCTCGCACGCGAACAACCGCACCCGCCGCACCTGGAAGCCGAACCTCCAGGTCGCGCGCATCGAGGCGGACGGCAAGATCATCAAGGTCAAGGTCTGCACGGGCTGCCTGAGCGCGGGGAAGGTGAAGCGCGCCCCGCGCGGCGGCGCCGTCACGGTGTGA
- the rplQ gene encoding 50S ribosomal protein L17 gives MRHRKAGRQLRRTSEQRLALLRNLASSLIEQGAIETTEAKAKELRPFVEKLITKAKSGTLHARRLAGRHVQKRETADKLFREVGPKFATRPGGYTRILKLGHRRGDGADMARIELVER, from the coding sequence ATGCGTCACCGCAAGGCCGGGCGGCAGCTGCGCCGCACGAGCGAGCAGCGTCTCGCGCTGCTCCGCAACCTGGCGTCCTCGCTCATCGAGCAGGGCGCGATCGAGACGACCGAGGCGAAGGCCAAGGAGCTGCGCCCGTTCGTCGAGAAGCTGATCACCAAGGCGAAGTCGGGCACGCTGCACGCGCGCCGGCTCGCCGGGCGTCACGTGCAGAAGCGCGAGACGGCCGACAAGCTGTTCCGCGAGGTCGGGCCGAAGTTCGCCACGCGCCCGGGCGGCTACACGCGCATCCTGAAGCTGGGGCACCGCCGGGGCGACGGCGCGGACATGGCCCGCATCGAGCTCGTCGAGCGCTGA